In Necator americanus strain Aroian chromosome IV, whole genome shotgun sequence, the following proteins share a genomic window:
- a CDS encoding hypothetical protein (NECATOR_CHRIV.G13440.T1), which produces MLIVWLVDNIHLASIFKKWMAKHRQICFCNAIFQCILLGQDFDPFQLSLIHPSLIVATCGELRNVPTADKCSDCTDAFNSA; this is translated from the exons ATGTTAATAGTATGGTTGGTG GACAATATTCATTTGGcttcaattttcaagaaatggaTGGCGAAGCACCGGCAAATTTGCTTTTGTAACGCGATTTTTCAATGTATACTTCTTGGGCAAGACTTTGACCCATTTCAGCTGAGTTTGATACATCCTTCGCTGATCGTGGCTACCTGTGGAGAACTACGAAATGTTCCAACTGCGGACAAATGTTCGGATTGTACCGACGCTTTCAACTCGGCCTAG
- a CDS encoding hypothetical protein (NECATOR_CHRIV.G13441.T1), which yields MTTAKRTIFIWLQFSRNGWRSTGKFAFLSLIHPSLIVATCGELRNVPTADKFDPATISQWNKCFRDIIVESLKENDNLHRIGGSNTIVAQSREKTDRKEYPEVTASLKQCGNGSATKELHSTSFEKKSPNDILLWISRFRCTWLDTYHSANEKVTATKHHPMVLLNANIEVNAEYD from the exons ATGACTACTGCGAAACG GACAATATTCATTTGGcttcaattttcaagaaatggaTGGCGAAGCACCGGCAAATTTGCTTTT CTGAGTTTGATACATCCTTCGCTGATCGTGGCTACCTGTGGAGAACTACGAAATGTTCCAACTGCGGACAAAT TCGATCCTGCTACAATCTCACAATGGAATAAGTGTTTCCGAGACATCATCGTAGAATCACTCAAAGAGAATGATAATCTACATAGAATTGGAGGCTCCAATACTATTGT CGCAcaatcaagagaaaaaacggaTCGGAAGGAATACCCTGAGGTAACCGCTTCCTTGAAGCAATGTGGAAATGGCAGCGCAACAAAAGAGCTGCACTCTACCtcattcgaaaagaaatcgCCAAACGATATCCTCTTATGGATTTCCCG TTTCAGATGCACTTGGTTAGATACCTACCACTCTGCAAATGAAAAAGTCACCGCTACAAAACATCATCCAATGGTCTTGCTCAACGCTAATATCGAGGTAAATGCTGAATACGACTAG
- a CDS encoding hypothetical protein (NECATOR_CHRIV.G13441.T2) has product MTTAKRTIFIWLQFSRNGWRSTGKFAFLSLIHPSLIVATCGELRNVPTADKFDPATISQWNKCFRDIIVESLKENDNLHRIGGSNTIVAQSREKTDRKEYPEVTASLKQCGNGSATKELHSTSFEKKSPNDILLWISRCTWLDTYHSANEKVTATKHHPMVLLNANIEVNAEYD; this is encoded by the exons ATGACTACTGCGAAACG GACAATATTCATTTGGcttcaattttcaagaaatggaTGGCGAAGCACCGGCAAATTTGCTTTT CTGAGTTTGATACATCCTTCGCTGATCGTGGCTACCTGTGGAGAACTACGAAATGTTCCAACTGCGGACAAAT TCGATCCTGCTACAATCTCACAATGGAATAAGTGTTTCCGAGACATCATCGTAGAATCACTCAAAGAGAATGATAATCTACATAGAATTGGAGGCTCCAATACTATTGT CGCAcaatcaagagaaaaaacggaTCGGAAGGAATACCCTGAGGTAACCGCTTCCTTGAAGCAATGTGGAAATGGCAGCGCAACAAAAGAGCTGCACTCTACCtcattcgaaaagaaatcgCCAAACGATATCCTCTTATGGATTTCCCG ATGCACTTGGTTAGATACCTACCACTCTGCAAATGAAAAAGTCACCGCTACAAAACATCATCCAATGGTCTTGCTCAACGCTAATATCGAGGTAAATGCTGAATACGACTAG
- a CDS encoding hypothetical protein (NECATOR_CHRIV.G13442.T1), translating to MTAAINPDEWRSVVQRIIASWGGYQLGVDFNSGGPETLAKDEWFKDVLTEYIFTTRALKAEDLEDWLNNVLYTEFNLILEDESVYPTSLILIEAFGYMKHNDRERLSQLISALPPVESVLEANKQSQRVRDDSEEMEMDDISEDEEIGTEDQAKEEPRKERQPRMITDDDGWTTILKK from the exons ATGACAGCAGCAATAAATCCTGATGAGTGGCGAAGTGTCGTTCAACGGATAATCGCCTCTTGGGGTGGTTATCAGTTAGGAGTTGATTTTAATTCAGGAGGGCCTGAGACATTAGCAAAAGATGAG TGGTTCAAAGATGTATTAACTGAATATATTTTCACGACAAGAGCACTGAAAGCTGAAGATTTGGAAGATTGGTTGAACAATGTTCTCTATACCGAGTTCAACCTTATTCTTGAGGACGAGAGCGTGTATCCAACCTCATTGATTCTAATTGAAGCTTTTGG ATATATGAAACACAACGATCGTGAACGATTGAGTCAACTAATCAGTGCTCTTCCACCCGTGGAGAGCGTGCTAGAG GCTAACAAGCAGAGCCAACGTGTGCGTGATGATAGTGAAGAGATGGAGATGGATGACATAtcagaagatgaagaaattgGGACAG AAGATCAAGCTAAGGAAGAACCCAGAAAGGAACGACAACCTCGAATGATCACTGATGACGATGGGTGGACTACAATACTCAAGAAATAA
- a CDS encoding hypothetical protein (NECATOR_CHRIV.G13443.T2), translated as MFKSLRELVTNPSREGILSAARNAVAEFTHRQEGPQPQKIIKLSPSRFEKMLKLDNLKNVSCHSETVDGTAVFHSVYIAGHLSLTNSNDEKEIRILCSKLDILINSVEGKTLSGDCFTSLMNVVSSEPEWEAIHYAAACGFLGFLKTALEKDRQVVLGFATQDGDFPIHIAAKWGQVEAVRVLLENGADLCQRDAMGRTVVHWAAANSASALKDLSNETSFGKAVTVQDEHGLTPLALAIRNANFESTKILMACAESAATAIPAGSYPLLTVLMGLEYSEALGNCLELVITIHPSVVEQVDESGKSVLHLQLSKKVLMKILKHSIGNININLKDADGQTPLHLAVNRGDVGSAVALLSYGADVNCSDKKGVTALMKAVQVGHLDLVKLLLLFDADLSAMNATGESIHDISKSSRRRADVESILAVMDPPQTSPSPAQAKSPWDHLQDAAIHAQKESKDELGTRINLLSLDGGGIRGLVVIQMLAEIEKKFGTDLLSAFGWLGGTSTGAILALALSQGKSIAHCRSMYFRLKDELFCGDRPYSGTNLDSFLRSEFGETTTLADITSKKVMVTTCLANVCPPQLKLLRNYQLQISDVENTHMGFNLPKNVLLREAALCSSAAPTYFPPFDKKYVDGGLLANNPCPQLLTDVQLMNASLKMTGKPEQCYRIGCVVSLGTGRVPEAAVESLDLTVPKSFVDFALDFQNKLSLISHLKNLLLDQIGRADGTVVESSRAWSSCISAPFFRYSPKLSFAVELDETDDIKLINIMWGAKVYMNEESASVGQLVDLLKTCTRR; from the exons ATGTTTAAAAGTCTCCGAGAATTGGTGACGAATCCAAGTCGTGAGGGGATTTTGTCCGCTGCTAGAAATGCTGTCGCTGAATTCACACACAGACAAGAAGGACCACAACCACAGAAG ATTATAAAACTAAGTCCAAGccgatttgaaaaaatgctaaaGTTGGATAATCTTAAAAATGTCTCCTGCCATTCGGAAACCGTCGACGGCACAGCTGTTTTTCATTCGGTATACATTGCAGGCCATTTG TCCTTAACTAACAGCAATGACGAGAAGGAGATACGGATTTTGTGCAGCAAATTGGATATTCTCATTAATTCTGTGGAAG GTAAAACACTGAGTGGTGATTGTTTCACCTCTTTGATGAATGTAGTATCCAGTGAACCTGAATGGGAAGCAATTCATTATGCTGCTGCTTGCGGATTTTTGGGATTCCTGAAAACAGCGTTGGAAAAGGATCGCCAAGT AGTACTCGGCTTCGCAACTCAGGATGGTGACTTCCCGATACACATAGCTGCAAAATGGGGTCAAGTTGAAGCCGTACGGGTACTTCTCGAGAACGGTGCTGATTTATGCCAGAGAGATGCTATGGGACGCACGGTAGTACATTGGGCTGCTGCCAACAGTGCTTCAGCTCTCAAG GATTTGTCCAATGAAACATCGTTCGGTAAAGCTGTAACGGTACAAGACGAGCATGGATTAACACCACTTGCTCTCGCTATACGAAATGCGAATTTCGAATCCACAAAGATTCTCAtgg CTTGTGCAGAATCTGCTGCGACTGCAATACCAGCCGGCTCATATCCGTTATTGACCGTACTGATGGGATTGGAATACAGTGAAGCTTTGGGAAA TTGTCTCGAATTGGTTATTACTATACATCCATCCGTTGTTGAACAGGTAGACGAAAGCGGAAAAAGCGTCTTGCACTTGCAGCTCAGCAAAAAG GTTCTGATGAAAATACTAAAACATAGCATTGGAAACATCAATATAAATCTGAAAGATGCTGACGGTCAAACACCTCTTCACCTGGCCGTCAACAGAG GCGATGTTGGGTCTGCTGTTGCTCTTCTTTCCTACGGTGCTGATGTTAATTGTTCGGACAAAAAAGGCGTGACCGCACTAATGAAAGCTGTTCAG GTTGGTCATCTTGATCTGGTGAAATTGTTACTCTTGTTCGATGCGGACCTCAGTGCCATGAACGCAACCGGAGAGTCTATTCATGATATAAGCAAATCTTCGAGAAGAAG AGCGGACGTGGAGAGTATATTGGCTGTAATGGACCCGCCGCAAACCTCACCCTCACCTGCCCAAGCAAAAT CACCATGGGACCATCTCCAGGATGCTGCAATACACGCTCAAAAGGAGAGCAAGGATGAACTTGGTACACGAATTAATCTTTTATCGCTGGACGGTGGTGGAATTCGAGGACTCGTTGTGATACAG ATGCTGGCAGAGATCGAAAAGAAGTTCGGCACTGATTTGTTATCGGCATTCGGCTGGTTGGGTGGAACCAGCACCGGAGCGATTCTGGCCTTAGCTCTAAGTCAAGGGAAAAGCATCGCACATTGTCGTTCGATGTACTTCCGTCTTAAG GATGAGCTCTTTTGTGGCGACCGACCTTATAGCGGTACGAATTTGGACTCATTCCTTCGTTCTGAATTCGGAGAAACCACAACTCTAGCCGACATAACATCGAAAAA GGTCATGGTTACCACTTGCTTGGCGAATGTGTGTCCACCTCAGTTGAAGCTACTTCGTAACTATCAACTACAAATTTCTGATGTGGAGAACACCCACATGGGGTTCAACTTGCCGAAAAACGTGTTATTACGTGAAGCTGCCCTGTGCTCCAG tgCTGCTCCCACATATTTTCCACCATTCGATAAAAAGTACGTAGATGGTGGTCTGTTAGCAAATAATCCTTGTCCTCAACTTCTCACTGATGTCCAGCTCATGAACGCTAGTCTGAAAATGACG GGAAAACCGGAGCAGTGCTATCGGATCGGATGTGTTGTCTCTCTGGGAACTGGAAGAGTTCCAGAAGCAGCTGTTGAATCCCTCGATCTTACTGTTCCTAAATCCTTTGTGGATTTTGCATTGGATTTCCAGAATAAACTCTCACTTATCAGCCATTTGAAGAACTTACTTCTTGATCAG ATTGGTAGGGCGGATGGGACCGTTGTTGAGTCTTCAAGAGCTTGGAGTTCTTGCATTTCTGCACCATTCTTCCGATATTCTCCGAAGCTAAGCTTTGCGGTTGAATTGGATGAAACGGATGACATTAAGTTGATTAACATCATGTGGGGAGCCAAG gtgtaTATGAATGAGGAGAGCGCTTCAGTTGGGCAGTTGGTTGACCTACTAAAAACGTGTACGA GAAGGTGA
- a CDS encoding hypothetical protein (NECATOR_CHRIV.G13443.T1), which yields MFKSLRELVTNPSREGILSAARNAVAEFTHRQEGPQPQKIIKLSPSRFEKMLKLDNLKNVSCHSETVDGTAVFHSVYIAGHLSLTNSNDEKEIRILCSKLDILINSVEAGRDRNLVFLEDGSKLITTINLLALSKSKTLSGDCFTSLMNVVSSEPEWEAIHYAAACGFLGFLKTALEKDRQVVLGFATQDGDFPIHIAAKWGQVEAVRVLLENGADLCQRDAMGRTVVHWAAANSASALKDLSNETSFGKAVTVQDEHGLTPLALAIRNANFESTKILMESAATAIPAGSYPLLTVLMGLEYSEALGNCLELVITIHPSVVEQVDESGKSVLHLQLSKKVLMKILKHSIGNININLKDADGQTPLHLAVNRGDVGSAVALLSYGADVNCSDKKGVTALMKAVQVGHLDLVKLLLLFDADLSAMNATGESIHDISKSSRRRADVESILAVMDPPQTSPSPAQAKSPWDHLQDAAIHAQKESKDELGTRINLLSLDGGGIRGLVVIQMLAEIEKKFGTDLLSAFGWLGGTSTGAILALALSQGKSIAHCRSMYFRLKHCLRRLTDYGRIGGQSSLLRRTSVCFWASRLMASVDELFCGDRPYSGTNLDSFLRSEFGETTTLADITSKKVMVTTCLANVCPPQLKLLRNYQLQISDVENTHMGFNLPKNVLLREAALCSSAAPTYFPPFDKKYVDGGLLANNPCPQLLTDVQLMNASLKMTGKPEQCYRIGCVVSLGTGRVPEAAVESLDLTVPKSFVDFALDFQNKLSLISHLKNLLLDQIGRADGTVVESSRAWSSCISAPFFRYSPKLSFAVELDETDDIKLINIMWGAKVYMNEESASVGQLVDLLKTCTS from the exons ATGTTTAAAAGTCTCCGAGAATTGGTGACGAATCCAAGTCGTGAGGGGATTTTGTCCGCTGCTAGAAATGCTGTCGCTGAATTCACACACAGACAAGAAGGACCACAACCACAGAAG ATTATAAAACTAAGTCCAAGccgatttgaaaaaatgctaaaGTTGGATAATCTTAAAAATGTCTCCTGCCATTCGGAAACCGTCGACGGCACAGCTGTTTTTCATTCGGTATACATTGCAGGCCATTTG TCCTTAACTAACAGCAATGACGAGAAGGAGATACGGATTTTGTGCAGCAAATTGGATATTCTCATTAATTCTGTGGAAG CTGGTAGAGATCGTAACCTGGTCTTCCTCGAAGATGGATCAAAATTAATCACAACTATCAATCTACTAGCGCTTTCAAAAA GTAAAACACTGAGTGGTGATTGTTTCACCTCTTTGATGAATGTAGTATCCAGTGAACCTGAATGGGAAGCAATTCATTATGCTGCTGCTTGCGGATTTTTGGGATTCCTGAAAACAGCGTTGGAAAAGGATCGCCAAGT AGTACTCGGCTTCGCAACTCAGGATGGTGACTTCCCGATACACATAGCTGCAAAATGGGGTCAAGTTGAAGCCGTACGGGTACTTCTCGAGAACGGTGCTGATTTATGCCAGAGAGATGCTATGGGACGCACGGTAGTACATTGGGCTGCTGCCAACAGTGCTTCAGCTCTCAAG GATTTGTCCAATGAAACATCGTTCGGTAAAGCTGTAACGGTACAAGACGAGCATGGATTAACACCACTTGCTCTCGCTATACGAAATGCGAATTTCGAATCCACAAAGATTCTCAtgg AATCTGCTGCGACTGCAATACCAGCCGGCTCATATCCGTTATTGACCGTACTGATGGGATTGGAATACAGTGAAGCTTTGGGAAA TTGTCTCGAATTGGTTATTACTATACATCCATCCGTTGTTGAACAGGTAGACGAAAGCGGAAAAAGCGTCTTGCACTTGCAGCTCAGCAAAAAG GTTCTGATGAAAATACTAAAACATAGCATTGGAAACATCAATATAAATCTGAAAGATGCTGACGGTCAAACACCTCTTCACCTGGCCGTCAACAGAG GCGATGTTGGGTCTGCTGTTGCTCTTCTTTCCTACGGTGCTGATGTTAATTGTTCGGACAAAAAAGGCGTGACCGCACTAATGAAAGCTGTTCAG GTTGGTCATCTTGATCTGGTGAAATTGTTACTCTTGTTCGATGCGGACCTCAGTGCCATGAACGCAACCGGAGAGTCTATTCATGATATAAGCAAATCTTCGAGAAGAAG AGCGGACGTGGAGAGTATATTGGCTGTAATGGACCCGCCGCAAACCTCACCCTCACCTGCCCAAGCAAAAT CACCATGGGACCATCTCCAGGATGCTGCAATACACGCTCAAAAGGAGAGCAAGGATGAACTTGGTACACGAATTAATCTTTTATCGCTGGACGGTGGTGGAATTCGAGGACTCGTTGTGATACAG ATGCTGGCAGAGATCGAAAAGAAGTTCGGCACTGATTTGTTATCGGCATTCGGCTGGTTGGGTGGAACCAGCACCGGAGCGATTCTGGCCTTAGCTCTAAGTCAAGGGAAAAGCATCGCACATTGTCGTTCGATGTACTTCCGTCTTAAG CATTGTCTCCGGCGCCTTACTGACTATGGTCGCATAGGCGGGCAAAGCTCGCTGCTACGGAGGACCTCAGTGTGTTTTTGGGCCTCACGCTTGATGGCTTCTGTA GATGAGCTCTTTTGTGGCGACCGACCTTATAGCGGTACGAATTTGGACTCATTCCTTCGTTCTGAATTCGGAGAAACCACAACTCTAGCCGACATAACATCGAAAAA GGTCATGGTTACCACTTGCTTGGCGAATGTGTGTCCACCTCAGTTGAAGCTACTTCGTAACTATCAACTACAAATTTCTGATGTGGAGAACACCCACATGGGGTTCAACTTGCCGAAAAACGTGTTATTACGTGAAGCTGCCCTGTGCTCCAG tgCTGCTCCCACATATTTTCCACCATTCGATAAAAAGTACGTAGATGGTGGTCTGTTAGCAAATAATCCTTGTCCTCAACTTCTCACTGATGTCCAGCTCATGAACGCTAGTCTGAAAATGACG GGAAAACCGGAGCAGTGCTATCGGATCGGATGTGTTGTCTCTCTGGGAACTGGAAGAGTTCCAGAAGCAGCTGTTGAATCCCTCGATCTTACTGTTCCTAAATCCTTTGTGGATTTTGCATTGGATTTCCAGAATAAACTCTCACTTATCAGCCATTTGAAGAACTTACTTCTTGATCAG ATTGGTAGGGCGGATGGGACCGTTGTTGAGTCTTCAAGAGCTTGGAGTTCTTGCATTTCTGCACCATTCTTCCGATATTCTCCGAAGCTAAGCTTTGCGGTTGAATTGGATGAAACGGATGACATTAAGTTGATTAACATCATGTGGGGAGCCAAG gtgtaTATGAATGAGGAGAGCGCTTCAGTTGGGCAGTTGGTTGACCTACTAAAAACGTGTACGAGTTAG